In Pseudovibrio brasiliensis, the following are encoded in one genomic region:
- a CDS encoding NAD(P)/FAD-dependent oxidoreductase: protein MILNRRRFLGTAAAGAALLSSPMALGQKRPRVVIVGGGAGGATAARYIAKDSKGAIEVILIEPSRTYYTCFFSNLAIGGFQPMSNLAHSYGKLASEYGVTVVHDWASAVDREKKEVRLAGGDAISYDRLVLSPGIDFIKDSIEGWDVTAQTKMPHAYKAGTQTQLLKAQIEAMPEGGTFAMVAPPNPYRCPPGPYERISMVAHVLKQRNPTAKILILDPKEKFSKQGLFMEGWETHYPGMVDWLTDEFTGGVQRVDPNTMEVVMEDETVKADVVNVIPPMQAGSIAQQAGLTNEKGWCPIVPATLQSQMDENIHVLGDATQNGDMPKSAYSANSQAKAAAMAIRHALTSSRAFKPRFSNTCWSLISTDNGVKVGASYVATDEKIAKVDGFISQNNEDDALRKQTYEESLGWYAGITTDMFG from the coding sequence ATGATTTTGAACCGACGTCGTTTTCTGGGAACAGCTGCTGCCGGTGCAGCGCTCTTGTCCTCCCCTATGGCTTTGGGGCAAAAGCGGCCACGTGTCGTCATTGTTGGCGGCGGAGCCGGTGGGGCAACAGCTGCACGCTACATCGCCAAGGATTCCAAAGGCGCGATTGAGGTGATCCTGATCGAACCTTCCCGTACCTATTACACCTGCTTCTTCTCCAACCTTGCCATTGGTGGCTTCCAGCCCATGTCCAATCTGGCGCATTCCTACGGAAAGCTTGCAAGCGAGTATGGTGTGACGGTCGTGCACGATTGGGCCTCTGCCGTTGACCGGGAGAAAAAAGAAGTTCGTCTCGCAGGCGGCGACGCGATTTCCTACGACCGGTTGGTTCTGTCGCCGGGTATCGACTTTATCAAAGATTCCATTGAAGGCTGGGATGTGACTGCGCAGACCAAAATGCCTCACGCCTACAAAGCCGGCACGCAGACACAGTTGCTGAAGGCTCAGATTGAGGCCATGCCGGAAGGTGGAACCTTTGCCATGGTTGCACCGCCTAACCCGTACCGTTGCCCTCCCGGCCCTTATGAGCGTATCTCTATGGTCGCCCATGTGCTGAAGCAGCGTAATCCAACTGCCAAGATCCTCATCCTTGATCCGAAAGAGAAGTTCTCCAAACAGGGTCTGTTCATGGAAGGCTGGGAAACGCACTACCCGGGCATGGTCGATTGGCTGACAGATGAGTTCACCGGCGGAGTTCAGCGCGTTGATCCAAACACCATGGAAGTGGTGATGGAGGATGAGACCGTCAAAGCGGATGTGGTGAACGTGATCCCACCCATGCAGGCTGGCAGCATTGCGCAACAGGCTGGTCTGACCAATGAGAAGGGTTGGTGTCCGATCGTTCCGGCAACATTGCAGAGTCAGATGGACGAAAACATTCACGTGCTTGGCGATGCCACCCAGAACGGCGACATGCCCAAGTCTGCCTATTCCGCCAACAGCCAGGCTAAAGCGGCTGCCATGGCCATCCGCCATGCCCTCACCAGTTCACGCGCCTTCAAACCACGCTTCTCCAACACCTGCTGGTCCCTGATCTCCACGGACAACGGCGTGAAAGTTGGCGCCAGTTATGTGGCCACGGACGAAAAAATCGCCAAGGTCGACGGCTTCATCTCCCAAAACAACGAGGACGACGCCCTGCGCAAGCAAACCTACGAGGAAAGCCTTGGTTGGTACGCCGGGATTACCACGGATATGTTTGGGTAA
- a CDS encoding c-type cytochrome has translation MRATIPALLKQFAISPSVANCFPLSALRALHTKTSASFRRCAASSLVALGFLSGAVSIAAAQDVARGERLFNACLRCHDVGKDAKNRIGPHLNGVFDRKAASIEGAKYSKAMKRAGADGLRWNIDTLNIYIQNPKNLVSGTRMNYRGMRKEKDRSDLLAYLRQFSVSPANIPEASASLLKQDAPSLHEETYLDGDAEYGEYLSGECTSCHQSSGADKGIPAITGWPQPDFVIALRAYKKGHRPHPVMQMIAKRLSEEEIAALAAYFKGLD, from the coding sequence ATGAGAGCCACGATACCTGCTCTCTTGAAGCAGTTTGCTATTTCCCCGAGTGTAGCAAACTGCTTCCCACTTTCAGCGTTGCGCGCCCTGCACACAAAAACTTCTGCCAGTTTTCGCAGGTGCGCAGCCTCCAGCCTTGTTGCGCTTGGTTTCCTGTCAGGGGCGGTCTCCATTGCCGCTGCGCAGGATGTTGCGCGTGGTGAGCGCTTGTTCAATGCCTGCCTGCGCTGCCATGATGTTGGCAAGGATGCCAAGAACCGCATCGGGCCTCACCTGAATGGCGTGTTTGACCGCAAGGCGGCCAGCATTGAAGGCGCCAAGTACTCCAAAGCCATGAAACGCGCTGGAGCAGATGGCCTGCGCTGGAACATCGACACGCTGAACATTTACATTCAAAATCCGAAGAACCTGGTTTCTGGCACGCGCATGAACTACCGGGGCATGAGAAAAGAGAAGGATCGCTCTGATCTTCTTGCCTACTTGCGCCAGTTCTCCGTCAGCCCAGCCAACATTCCGGAGGCGTCTGCCAGCCTTTTGAAACAGGATGCGCCAAGCCTTCATGAAGAAACCTATCTGGACGGCGATGCAGAATATGGTGAGTATCTTTCTGGGGAATGCACCAGTTGCCATCAATCCAGCGGAGCGGACAAAGGGATCCCTGCCATCACAGGCTGGCCGCAACCGGATTTCGTGATTGCTTTGCGCGCCTATAAGAAAGGACACCGACCCCATCCCGTTATGCAGATGATCGCCAAGCGGCTCTCGGAGGAGGAGATCGCCGCTCTGGCGGCTTATTTCAAAGGCCTGGATTAA
- a CDS encoding c-type cytochrome, with product MLKFLSVLATGTLLLTSAATAGSFNLGRAATPAEVAAWNIDVRPDGQGLPAGRGNVEQGEEIFAERCAVCHGDFAEGVDRWPVLSGGDGTLTSERPVKTIGSYWPYLSTVFDYVNRAMPFGEAQSLKPDEVYAITAFLLYANDLVEDDFELSQENFTSVRLPNEDGFYLDDREESPVFKKRDVCMKDCKAEVKITARAQVLDVTPEETKAAEEAAAAPKAPKAEEVASAEPTPAAEPAPSPEPVALDEALIKKGAKVFKKCKACHQVGEKAKNKVGPILNDIIGQQAAVVSGFKYSKALKQLNGDGLVWSDENLDAFLTKPKKFVKGTKMTFAGLKKEKDRVALIEFLKSHSQ from the coding sequence ATGTTGAAATTTCTTAGTGTTCTGGCAACAGGAACGCTGTTGCTCACCTCAGCTGCGACAGCTGGTTCCTTCAATCTTGGCCGTGCAGCAACCCCTGCTGAGGTGGCGGCCTGGAACATCGACGTGCGTCCTGATGGTCAGGGGTTGCCTGCCGGGCGCGGAAACGTGGAGCAAGGCGAAGAGATTTTTGCTGAACGCTGCGCTGTCTGTCATGGTGACTTTGCCGAGGGCGTTGATCGCTGGCCGGTGCTTTCCGGCGGTGACGGCACGCTGACCTCTGAGCGGCCAGTTAAAACCATTGGCTCTTATTGGCCTTACCTGTCCACCGTGTTTGATTACGTGAACCGCGCCATGCCGTTTGGCGAGGCGCAGTCACTCAAGCCGGATGAAGTTTACGCCATCACCGCCTTCCTGCTTTATGCCAATGATCTGGTGGAGGATGACTTTGAACTGAGCCAAGAGAACTTTACGTCCGTTCGCCTGCCCAATGAAGACGGGTTTTACCTGGACGATCGTGAAGAGTCGCCGGTCTTCAAAAAGCGCGATGTCTGCATGAAGGACTGTAAAGCGGAGGTGAAGATCACCGCACGGGCTCAGGTTCTGGATGTGACACCGGAAGAAACCAAGGCTGCAGAGGAAGCTGCTGCGGCACCAAAGGCCCCAAAAGCTGAAGAGGTAGCCTCAGCAGAGCCAACACCAGCCGCCGAACCTGCTCCTTCACCAGAACCGGTGGCCCTTGATGAGGCGCTCATCAAGAAAGGCGCCAAGGTCTTTAAAAAGTGTAAGGCCTGCCATCAGGTTGGTGAGAAAGCCAAGAACAAGGTTGGTCCTATCCTGAATGACATTATCGGCCAGCAGGCGGCTGTGGTTTCCGGCTTCAAATATTCCAAGGCACTGAAACAGCTCAATGGTGACGGTCTTGTCTGGTCCGATGAAAATCTGGATGCCTTCCTGACAAAGCCAAAGAAATTTGTGAAGGGGACGAAGATGACGTTTGCCGGTCTTAAGAAGGAAAAAGACCGCGTAGCCCTCATTGAGTTTCTGAAGAGCCACTCCCAATGA
- the soxC gene encoding sulfite dehydrogenase, whose product MSERLKSPTRRNLLKGGALLSGAALTGAALPARADDPAITNLQPWMQELGDGVDAMPYGMPSKFEAHVKRRTVEWLTADRVSSINFTPLHELDGIITPNGLCFERHHGGVAHVDPAQHRLMINGLVDKELVFTMEDILRFPRENRVYFLECAANSGMEWRGAQLNGCQFTHGMIHNVMYTGVPLRLLLEEAGLKTNAKWLMPEGADASAMTRSIPLQKALDDCLVAFKMNGEALRPEQGYPLRLVVPGWEGNMWIKWLRRIEVGDEPWHHREETSKYTDLMENGKARRFTWEMDCKSVITNPSPQAPILHRNGHTIISGLAWSGRGTIPRVDITLDGGKNWHAARMDGPSFDKSMHRFYFEFDWDGKPLLLQSRAHDSTGYVQPTKDELRAVRGENSIYHNNGIHTWYVGENGEAENVEIS is encoded by the coding sequence ATGAGTGAAAGACTAAAGTCACCTACCCGCCGAAACCTCCTGAAAGGCGGGGCCTTGCTGAGTGGAGCTGCCTTAACTGGCGCTGCGCTTCCGGCCCGGGCAGATGATCCGGCCATCACCAACCTGCAGCCCTGGATGCAGGAGCTGGGCGATGGCGTGGACGCGATGCCTTATGGCATGCCCTCCAAGTTTGAGGCACATGTAAAGCGGCGCACCGTGGAGTGGCTCACCGCTGACCGCGTCAGCTCCATCAACTTCACGCCTCTGCATGAGCTGGACGGTATCATCACCCCGAACGGCCTGTGCTTTGAACGCCACCACGGCGGCGTGGCACATGTTGATCCGGCACAGCACCGCCTGATGATCAACGGTTTGGTGGACAAGGAACTTGTTTTCACCATGGAAGACATTCTGCGCTTCCCGCGTGAGAACCGGGTGTACTTTCTGGAATGCGCTGCCAACTCCGGTATGGAATGGCGCGGGGCGCAGCTGAATGGCTGTCAGTTCACGCATGGCATGATCCATAACGTGATGTACACCGGCGTTCCATTGCGGTTGCTGCTGGAAGAAGCCGGCCTGAAGACCAACGCCAAATGGTTGATGCCAGAAGGTGCTGATGCCTCTGCTATGACACGCTCCATTCCTTTGCAGAAAGCCCTCGACGACTGTCTGGTCGCCTTCAAGATGAACGGTGAAGCGCTTCGTCCTGAACAAGGCTACCCGCTGCGTCTGGTGGTTCCGGGTTGGGAAGGCAACATGTGGATCAAGTGGCTGCGCCGCATTGAGGTGGGCGATGAGCCATGGCACCACCGCGAAGAGACTTCCAAGTACACTGATCTGATGGAGAACGGTAAGGCGCGACGGTTTACGTGGGAAATGGACTGTAAGTCCGTCATCACCAACCCAAGCCCGCAGGCCCCTATCCTGCACAGGAACGGTCACACCATCATCTCAGGTCTGGCATGGTCCGGGCGCGGCACCATTCCACGGGTGGACATCACACTGGACGGCGGCAAGAACTGGCATGCGGCCAGAATGGACGGCCCAAGCTTCGACAAGTCCATGCACCGTTTCTATTTCGAGTTCGACTGGGATGGAAAGCCACTGCTGCTGCAATCCCGCGCGCACGATTCCACCGGCTATGTACAGCCAACAAAAGATGAGCTTCGCGCTGTTCGCGGCGAAAACTCCATCTACCACAACAACGGAATCCACACCTGGTACGTTGGCGAAAATGGTGAGGCGGAAAATGTTGAAATTTCTTAG